The genomic region attaataaatttttcaaaataacttgcccaacactgattaTTTATGGGTATGGAAGTGTTTCGTTTTTCTACCTTCATAGTGAAGAGTTTTTAATCCGATCGTAGTGAAATGTGAAGGGAAGCAATTGCGTTCTTTCCGTGGTCAACCTAATTTAACTGGAGTTTATCGTATTAACATTAGCAGTGATGGAAACAAGAACATTTCAGCAAACGTGACTGAGCAGCACGCGAGAAAGCTTGGTGATAAGCCTACCCAATATTTTCCTCAAcagtatttaatgtttttaaatttgttttcttttgttaaacaGGAACGAGTTGAGATTCAGAAGCTGCGGCAAGGAGAGAATCTCATCCTTGGCTTCAGCATCGGAGGAGGGATAGACCAGGACCCCGGGCAGAATCCCTTCTCTGAGGACAAGTCTGACAAAGTGAGTTTATCTGCAGCTATCATCTCTTTACGTGCAGTTTTTTCATCTTGATTCTCTCCCTTTGTTCTTAATAGAATATTTGTAGACAATAGTGATGTAGCCGAAAGGAATAAACCCACAAATGACCCTATCAAAAGTGAAATTATATATTTTCCATGTTTTCTGTCATGGTTATACATATACAGCGGTGGATTTTAGTATAAATGTGATCAAAGTTTAAGATGATGAGGTGCTCTGTCTTCGGGTCACTCGTTTTGGTTATGTGGATTTTATTCTTAATTTGGCAAGACGCTGAATATCCACCCACAAGTTGCAATTGCGCTAAAGCCTAGTGGTACAAGTATCCACAAAGTACTTATCGTTTTGGTTAACTAAAGGCCTGAACACGTTACTCATGGCCTCGGGTGGTGACTAAACAAACTCAGCAGAGCTACAGAGAGGAAGACTTCAGGTTTACATTAAGTCATGCTGACTGCACAGAAATGTACCAGCTGATTTGTTAGAGAGGAATAAGACTTAGATACTGGCTTCTACACTTTTACTGTTTCCTTTATTAACATATTTTTGAGCATTACAGGAACTTTGTTGTGAGAGATGTCCTCTGTGCCCTTAAATTAACAACAGATCAGGCCTCTGtccatttttctctttattttaatcCTAGTTTTACTTTAATGggacaaaaataatttcttatGCTAGTGTATCCTTTACACTTTAAGCACTTGATGCTTTCCCCCTGGGATCCTCCTCCTGTACTGCCAGACTGGCAGTATTGAAGGCAAAAGCCTTCAGGGATATTCTGTATTATTTTGGACTACCCATTTTAAACCAGACCTGCTCTCCAATTGtggcaaaaaaatgaaatgatgagTTCTTTGTTTTCACAGGGCATTTATGTGACCAGGATATCACCTAAAGGCCCAGCAGACTTGGCCGGCTTGAAGATGGGAGACAAAATAATGCAGGTAtttagtgaaatgaagtttttcTTTTGGAATAGTTGATCCACAAGATGGCACTGTGTACCTCAGGAGCAGTGCTGTGATGACTTTTACTTTTggtatttgattctttttatttcaaactaagttccttccttctttccagGTGAACGGTTGGGACATGACCATGGTGACTCATGATCAGGCTCGtaaaaaactaacaaagaagagagaggatGTGGTACGACTGCTAGTAACCAGGAAGTCGCTTGAGGAGGCTGTCAAACACTCTAAGTGCTCTTATCCCAAACACTAGTGTGGTGGCTCTACTTTTACACAGACTAATGCCATAGCCAAGGAATGAAGACTCACTTGGAGAACACATACTACCCCAAATAGTTGCACCGTGGCCTTTATACTCCAGTAATGCAAAAATAGATAAGTAAACAAACTGAGACAAATCAGTTTGTTCATTCAGATCAGTCTGTAGAAAATGAGACTgttatctgttttgtttttttctctcatttgtgGCATATCCAATTATAACTGATCTCAGTAAATTATGTGAAATGACGCTGCTTGAATAACAGCATTTGAGATATTT from Astatotilapia calliptera chromosome 23, fAstCal1.2, whole genome shotgun sequence harbors:
- the tax1bp3 gene encoding tax1-binding protein 3; protein product: MSFVPGQPVTAVVERVEIQKLRQGENLILGFSIGGGIDQDPGQNPFSEDKSDKGIYVTRISPKGPADLAGLKMGDKIMQVNGWDMTMVTHDQARKKLTKKREDVVRLLVTRKSLEEAVKHSKCSYPKH